In Erwinia sp. SLM-02, one genomic interval encodes:
- a CDS encoding ABC transporter ATP-binding protein: MSAILIENLCKSFGQQPVLRNVSLRIEHGEFIAVLGPSGCGKTTLLRTIAGFETPDSGSITVGERCYSAPGQHLPPEQRELSVVFQNYALWPHMSVAENIEYSLKVKGMDRANRRIRVDAALELVGLDGMDERRPADLSGGQRQRVALARCLVTRPQLVLLDEPLANLDVHLRAAMEEEFTRFHHHAGATLLYITHDQHEAMALADRIVVMQAGQVMQFASPQELYRQPACEMVARFIDDGRVVTVGDIEPDGQGFAWVTLFGLRVKLRASPTQAVLPKGKICLHAGDLQRVANDAPGFDGLLRRVVYRGGYSQLEIEPLGDAQCRLTLMQADGAPLRVGDRIRLAATDGWVIPQ; this comes from the coding sequence ATGTCTGCGATCCTGATCGAGAATCTGTGTAAATCCTTTGGCCAGCAGCCGGTGCTGCGCAATGTTTCGCTGCGGATTGAGCACGGAGAATTTATCGCCGTCCTTGGGCCTTCCGGCTGCGGAAAAACCACCCTGCTGCGCACGATTGCCGGGTTTGAAACCCCGGATTCCGGCAGCATCACCGTCGGCGAACGCTGCTACAGCGCGCCGGGCCAGCATCTGCCCCCGGAGCAGCGCGAGCTGAGCGTGGTGTTCCAGAACTACGCCCTCTGGCCACATATGTCGGTGGCGGAAAACATCGAATACAGCCTGAAGGTGAAGGGGATGGATCGCGCCAACCGGCGCATCCGGGTGGATGCCGCGCTGGAGCTGGTCGGTCTGGACGGCATGGACGAACGCCGCCCGGCGGACCTTTCCGGCGGACAGCGGCAGCGCGTGGCGCTGGCGCGCTGCCTGGTCACGCGCCCGCAGCTGGTGCTGCTGGATGAACCGCTGGCCAACCTTGACGTGCATCTGCGCGCCGCGATGGAAGAGGAGTTTACCCGTTTTCACCATCATGCCGGCGCCACGCTGCTCTACATTACCCACGATCAGCATGAAGCGATGGCGTTAGCCGACCGCATCGTGGTGATGCAGGCGGGGCAGGTGATGCAGTTCGCCAGCCCGCAGGAACTTTACCGCCAGCCCGCCTGCGAAATGGTGGCGCGCTTTATTGACGATGGCCGGGTGGTCACGGTTGGCGATATCGAACCCGACGGTCAGGGCTTTGCCTGGGTCACGCTGTTTGGGCTGCGGGTGAAGCTGCGCGCCAGCCCCACTCAGGCGGTCCTTCCCAAAGGAAAAATTTGCCTGCACGCGGGCGATCTGCAAAGGGTGGCGAACGATGCGCCCGGCTTTGACGGCCTTCTCCGGCGGGTGGTGTATCGCGGCGGCTACAGCCAGTTGGAGATCGAACCGCTCGGCGACGCACAGTGCCGCCTGACGCTGATGCAGGCCGATGGCGCGCCGCTGCGCGTGGGCGATCGTATCAGACTGGCCGCCACCGACGGCTGGGTGATCCCGCAATAA
- a CDS encoding LysR family transcriptional regulator, producing the protein MSIDSDITVRKLEIFIAFMTRGNLARTAEALGISSVSVHRALHSLEESLRCPLFIHQGRNLVPMPAAHTLWEYSQDALDLLSRGVEEARKTAGMSQGRLRLGTLYSLTLETIPQLIMGMKLRRPDLELELTMGSNKMLLSRLEEGSLDAVLIATSCEHINHSHLETLPLFEDDIFLAAPAASGLDVSQEADLRDYRLEKFVSLDEGFATWQGFREAFAIAGYEPEIVTRVNDIFSMLSLVQAGVGFTLLPGRMKRVYENSVQLLRLAQPYQMRQNIAIVFERNREHDPNLLALVAEGRMYSRQRGAHS; encoded by the coding sequence ATGAGCATCGATTCGGATATCACCGTTCGTAAACTGGAAATTTTTATCGCTTTTATGACCCGCGGTAATCTTGCGCGCACGGCTGAGGCGCTGGGGATCAGCAGCGTCAGCGTGCACCGCGCGCTGCACAGTCTGGAAGAAAGCCTGCGCTGTCCGCTGTTTATTCATCAGGGACGTAATCTGGTGCCGATGCCTGCCGCGCATACCCTGTGGGAATACAGTCAGGATGCGCTGGATCTGCTGTCACGCGGCGTGGAAGAAGCTCGCAAAACCGCGGGGATGAGCCAGGGCCGTCTGCGGCTGGGCACGCTCTATTCGCTCACGCTGGAGACGATCCCACAGCTGATCATGGGCATGAAGCTGCGCCGGCCCGACCTGGAGCTGGAGCTGACGATGGGCTCCAATAAAATGCTGCTGAGCCGCCTGGAGGAAGGATCGCTGGATGCCGTTCTGATCGCCACCTCCTGTGAGCACATTAACCACAGCCATCTGGAAACGCTGCCGCTTTTCGAGGACGATATTTTTCTGGCCGCCCCGGCCGCGTCCGGGCTGGACGTCAGCCAGGAGGCCGATCTGCGCGACTACCGGCTGGAGAAATTTGTTTCTCTTGATGAAGGGTTTGCCACCTGGCAGGGCTTTCGCGAAGCGTTCGCCATTGCCGGCTACGAGCCGGAGATTGTCACCCGGGTTAACGATATCTTTTCGATGCTGAGCCTGGTGCAGGCGGGCGTGGGGTTTACCCTGCTGCCGGGCCGCATGAAGCGGGTATACGAGAATTCGGTGCAGCTACTCAGGCTGGCGCAGCCGTACCAGATGCGCCAGAACATCGCCATCGTCTTTGAGCGCAACCGTGAGCACGACCCCAATCTGCTGGCGCTGGTGGCAGAAGGCAGGATGTACAGCCGCCAGCGCGGCGCTCACTCCTGA
- the mdcH gene encoding malonate decarboxylase subunit epsilon, whose amino-acid sequence MKVLFTFPGQGAQRPGMLQQLPDGDVLLDEASEVLNEDVRLLDGAGALRHTRAVQLCILISGVAHARALERQGTVADITAGLSIGAYPAAVIAGALPFSDALRLVSQRGTLMENAWPQGYGLTAIVGFPQSELLPLLGDDCWLANVNSPHQMVIAGSDAAMARVGAEAKSRGAQRACRLAVSVPSHCELLAKPAQVLAQAFQQVTLQRPRCAYLSGSSARVLWQPEQIANDLAWNMARRVNWYDAMVAAEEREVGLAVEMPPGSVLTALARQSFSRGGEAISLEQSGPALASRLAQRARNAG is encoded by the coding sequence ATGAAAGTCCTGTTTACTTTCCCAGGCCAGGGCGCACAGCGCCCCGGCATGCTGCAACAGTTACCTGATGGCGATGTGCTGCTGGATGAAGCCAGCGAGGTACTGAATGAAGATGTTCGTTTGCTGGACGGCGCCGGTGCGTTACGGCACACCCGCGCGGTGCAGCTGTGTATTTTGATTAGCGGGGTTGCCCACGCCCGCGCGCTGGAACGGCAGGGCACCGTCGCCGATATTACCGCCGGACTCTCGATCGGCGCGTATCCGGCGGCGGTGATCGCCGGTGCGCTGCCATTCAGCGACGCGCTGCGGCTGGTTTCTCAGCGCGGGACGCTGATGGAAAATGCCTGGCCGCAGGGCTATGGATTAACGGCGATTGTTGGATTTCCGCAGTCGGAGCTGCTGCCGCTGCTGGGCGACGACTGCTGGCTGGCCAATGTGAACAGCCCGCACCAGATGGTTATCGCCGGATCGGATGCGGCCATGGCGCGGGTAGGGGCCGAGGCGAAGTCTCGCGGTGCCCAGCGCGCCTGTCGGCTGGCGGTGAGCGTGCCTTCGCACTGTGAGCTGCTGGCGAAGCCCGCGCAGGTGCTGGCGCAGGCCTTTCAGCAGGTCACGCTGCAGCGTCCACGCTGTGCGTATCTCAGCGGCAGCAGCGCCCGGGTGCTGTGGCAGCCGGAGCAGATTGCCAACGATCTGGCCTGGAATATGGCCCGCAGGGTTAACTGGTATGATGCGATGGTGGCGGCGGAAGAGCGTGAGGTGGGGCTGGCCGTTGAGATGCCCCCCGGCTCGGTGCTGACGGCCCTGGCGCGGCAGTCGTTCAGCCGCGGTGGCGAAGCGATCTCGCTGGAGCAGAGTGGGCCAGCGCTGGCATCCCGCCTGGCGCAGAGAGCCAGGAACGCGGGCTGA
- a CDS encoding malonate decarboxylase holo-ACP synthase translates to MSSPHDLIWVSDRTALQGDLPEWVASQWRSALPLVVRRDYDEGGRVPVGVRGLRRDLRAAGWVDPRHIRRILSPEMLSDPARLLASPYISQPPLQAALQLAQQAWTWRWGITGSVGYALATEVPVLRASSDLDLLIRSEQPLDRAELSRWQTFVSQLPCRVDTQIGTPRGGFALNEWLREGRVLLKTPHGPCLTDRPWSTE, encoded by the coding sequence ATGAGTTCACCACACGATCTGATTTGGGTTTCCGACCGCACCGCACTGCAGGGTGACCTGCCGGAATGGGTGGCCAGCCAGTGGCGGTCTGCGCTGCCGCTGGTGGTCCGTCGGGACTACGATGAAGGCGGACGCGTGCCGGTTGGCGTGCGGGGACTGCGGCGCGATCTGCGCGCCGCAGGCTGGGTCGACCCCCGGCATATCCGACGTATTCTGTCGCCGGAAATGCTGAGCGATCCCGCACGGCTGCTGGCGTCGCCGTATATTTCCCAGCCGCCGCTGCAGGCCGCGCTTCAGCTGGCCCAGCAGGCGTGGACGTGGCGCTGGGGGATTACCGGCAGCGTGGGCTACGCGCTGGCGACCGAAGTGCCGGTGCTGCGCGCCAGCAGCGATCTTGACCTGCTGATCCGCAGCGAACAGCCGTTGGATCGCGCCGAGCTGTCGCGCTGGCAGACGTTTGTCAGCCAGCTACCCTGTCGGGTGGATACCCAGATTGGCACGCCGCGTGGGGGATTTGCGTTAAACGAATGGCTGCGGGAGGGACGGGTGCTGCTGAAAACGCCGCATGGCCCGTGCCTGACCGATCGGCCCTGGAGCACAGAATGA
- a CDS encoding AEC family transporter produces the protein MTYIIIHALAPIFVIMLLGFYAGKAKMVDNKNVALLNVFVMDFALPAALFSATVKTPWLGIVQQSPLIVVLVVSMWVGWFAIYFTATRLFHKSPQDAAVLTLTVSLPNYAALGLPILGSVLGEGPLTSLSVAVSIACGSVLLTPFCLLILEREKALAAGNSQQSGIGMLPILMWRSVTKPIVWGPLLGVVLSGLGIGMPEIVLAAIKPLGLAATAAALFLTGVILSARRLSINGAVILGSITKLLIQPLIAWGVVLALGLHGQVAITAILMIALSAGFFGVVFGNRFGVQSPDAEAVLLITSLLCILSLPLFITLTSGM, from the coding sequence ATGACTTATATAATTATTCATGCGCTAGCCCCTATTTTTGTGATTATGCTGCTCGGTTTTTACGCCGGGAAAGCGAAGATGGTAGACAACAAAAACGTTGCTCTGCTGAATGTATTTGTGATGGATTTTGCTCTGCCCGCCGCGCTGTTCAGCGCAACGGTAAAAACCCCCTGGCTGGGGATTGTCCAGCAGTCGCCGCTGATCGTGGTGCTGGTCGTGTCGATGTGGGTAGGCTGGTTCGCCATCTATTTTACCGCCACGCGGTTATTCCATAAGTCACCGCAGGATGCCGCCGTACTGACGCTGACCGTCTCGCTGCCGAACTACGCGGCGCTGGGACTGCCTATTCTCGGCAGCGTACTGGGCGAAGGGCCGTTGACGTCACTCTCCGTTGCCGTCTCCATCGCCTGCGGTTCGGTGCTGCTGACGCCGTTCTGCCTGCTGATCCTTGAGCGTGAAAAAGCGCTGGCGGCGGGTAACAGCCAGCAGTCCGGCATTGGCATGCTGCCGATCCTGATGTGGCGTTCGGTGACTAAACCCATCGTCTGGGGTCCGCTGCTGGGCGTGGTGCTTTCCGGGTTGGGGATCGGCATGCCGGAAATTGTCCTGGCCGCGATTAAACCGCTTGGCCTGGCCGCCACCGCCGCCGCGCTGTTCCTGACCGGGGTTATCCTCTCTGCCCGCAGGTTGAGTATCAACGGTGCAGTGATCCTCGGCAGTATTACCAAACTGCTGATCCAGCCGCTGATCGCCTGGGGCGTGGTGCTGGCGCTGGGCCTGCATGGCCAGGTGGCGATCACGGCGATCCTGATGATCGCCCTGTCGGCAGGCTTTTTCGGGGTGGTATTCGGCAACCGCTTTGGCGTGCAGTCACCGGATGCCGAGGCCGTGCTGCTGATCACCTCACTGTTGTGTATCCTTAGCCTGCCGTTATTTATCACGCTGACTTCCGGGATGTGA
- the mdcE gene encoding biotin-independent malonate decarboxylase subunit gamma translates to MKQQTGRGEIWLQKLTAGARRLPGLCPSVQVADGEVHGEAARFIAVVPDEKNHYPRAAGGEVGLLEGWTLAKVVSETVAEDAGKAQKRIIVAVIDVPSQAYGRREEAFGIHQSLAAAAGAYASARLAGHVVIGLIVGKAMSGAFLAHGYQANRLIAFDDGGVMIHAMGKAAAARITLRSVEALEKLAETIPPMAYDIGHYQTLGLLESLLDISKPDAPDEGDMAQVQQALAAAVAAARRDPGLQCRLQAENRSSSKRVRERMRAAW, encoded by the coding sequence ATGAAACAGCAAACAGGACGCGGTGAAATCTGGCTGCAAAAACTGACGGCGGGTGCGCGCCGCCTGCCCGGACTTTGCCCGTCCGTTCAGGTCGCCGACGGTGAAGTCCACGGCGAGGCCGCCCGCTTTATCGCCGTAGTGCCGGATGAAAAAAATCACTATCCGCGTGCCGCCGGCGGCGAAGTCGGGCTGCTTGAAGGCTGGACGCTGGCGAAAGTGGTCAGTGAAACCGTGGCGGAAGATGCCGGGAAAGCCCAGAAGCGCATTATCGTGGCGGTGATTGACGTGCCCAGCCAGGCCTATGGCCGCCGTGAAGAAGCCTTTGGCATTCACCAGTCGCTGGCCGCCGCGGCCGGCGCCTACGCCAGCGCACGGCTGGCGGGCCATGTGGTGATTGGTCTGATCGTTGGCAAGGCGATGTCGGGGGCGTTTCTGGCCCACGGCTACCAGGCCAACCGGCTGATCGCCTTTGATGACGGCGGCGTAATGATCCACGCCATGGGGAAAGCGGCGGCGGCGCGCATCACTCTGCGCAGCGTCGAAGCGCTGGAAAAACTGGCGGAAACCATCCCGCCGATGGCCTATGACATCGGTCACTATCAGACTCTGGGCCTGCTGGAGTCGCTGCTGGATATCAGCAAGCCGGACGCGCCGGACGAGGGCGATATGGCCCAGGTCCAACAGGCACTGGCCGCCGCCGTGGCCGCTGCCCGCCGCGATCCCGGACTGCAGTGCCGCCTGCAGGCAGAGAACCGCAGCAGTTCTAAACGGGTTCGCGAACGGATGCGAGCGGCCTGGTAA
- a CDS encoding biotin-independent malonate decarboxylase subunit beta: protein MRNDLSFIELNARQRARLLLDQGSYRELLDPFEGIVSPWLAMQGIVPQADDGMVVAKGTIDGQPAVVIAIEGAFQGGSMGEVSGAKMAAALELAAEDNRNGIPTRAVLCLETGGVRLQEANLGLAAIADIHAAIVDLRRYTPVVGIIAGTVGCFGGMSIAAGLCSYLIVTREARLGLNGPQVIEQEAGIDEYDSRDRPFIWSMTGGETRAASGLVDALVGDGQKAVKQAMLAALAKGVPAVHRSENYQNYLPRLTKFDTRQQADPQQITRIFSREDRS, encoded by the coding sequence ATGCGTAACGATCTCAGCTTTATTGAACTGAATGCGCGTCAGCGCGCGCGGCTGCTGCTGGATCAGGGCAGCTATCGCGAACTGTTAGATCCCTTTGAGGGGATCGTCTCACCGTGGCTGGCAATGCAGGGGATCGTCCCGCAGGCCGACGACGGCATGGTGGTGGCGAAGGGCACCATCGACGGGCAGCCCGCGGTAGTGATTGCCATTGAAGGGGCGTTCCAGGGCGGCAGCATGGGGGAAGTGTCGGGGGCCAAAATGGCGGCGGCGCTGGAACTGGCGGCGGAAGATAACCGCAACGGCATTCCGACCCGCGCGGTGCTGTGCCTGGAAACCGGCGGCGTCAGGCTGCAGGAAGCCAATCTCGGCCTGGCGGCCATTGCCGATATTCACGCGGCCATCGTCGATCTGCGTCGTTATACCCCGGTGGTAGGCATTATTGCCGGTACGGTTGGCTGCTTCGGCGGTATGTCGATTGCCGCCGGACTGTGCAGCTATCTGATCGTCACCCGTGAAGCGCGACTGGGGCTGAACGGCCCGCAGGTTATCGAGCAGGAGGCGGGCATTGATGAATATGACTCCCGCGATCGTCCGTTTATCTGGAGCATGACCGGCGGCGAAACCCGCGCGGCCAGCGGGCTGGTGGATGCGCTGGTCGGCGACGGCCAGAAGGCGGTGAAACAGGCCATGCTTGCTGCGCTGGCGAAAGGCGTACCGGCGGTGCATCGCTCCGAAAATTACCAAAACTATCTGCCGCGGCTGACGAAGTTTGATACCCGCCAGCAGGCGGACCCGCAGCAGATTACACGGATTTTCAGCAGGGAGGATCGGTCATGA
- the mdcC gene encoding malonate decarboxylase acyl carrier protein: MQQISLYFPASRRLNGRALAGVVGSGDMEVLFVANGSDTLNVEIVTSVDNSNKRWTALFERLGTFGDLPAGQMTIHDFGATPGVARIRIEQVFEEVADA, encoded by the coding sequence ATGCAACAGATAAGCCTTTATTTTCCAGCCTCGCGACGCCTTAACGGCAGAGCGCTGGCGGGCGTTGTAGGCTCAGGCGACATGGAAGTGCTGTTTGTCGCCAACGGCAGCGACACCCTGAACGTTGAAATCGTCACCTCCGTGGATAACAGCAACAAGCGCTGGACGGCGCTGTTTGAACGGTTGGGCACCTTCGGGGATCTGCCCGCCGGTCAGATGACCATCCACGACTTCGGTGCCACGCCCGGCGTGGCGAGGATCCGCATTGAGCAGGTATTTGAGGAGGTAGCCGATGCGTAA
- a CDS encoding triphosphoribosyl-dephospho-CoA synthase, which translates to MSPQRQLAAIVAERHARHLAVVATHCLLEEANLTPKPGLVDRRGSGAHQDLTLALLERSAHSLTPTFYALALQCWQRPVDIALRQLVGRLGREGEAQMMQTTGGVNTHRGAIWALGLLIAASAMRGGEGSVQQVADDAAALARLPDDAAPKLFSNGHRASSRYRLPGAREEAQQGFPHVVNLALPQLYRSRRQGASECEARLDTLMIMMTSLSDTCVLSRAGMEGLEAMQQGARAVLDAGGVSQPAGQRALAQLDADMLARNASPGGAADLLSAALFLDRICPA; encoded by the coding sequence ATGAGCCCGCAGCGGCAGCTCGCCGCGATCGTTGCAGAGCGCCATGCGCGACATCTGGCCGTGGTGGCGACCCACTGCCTGCTGGAGGAGGCGAACCTGACGCCCAAGCCCGGCCTGGTGGACCGTCGGGGAAGTGGGGCGCATCAGGATCTCACCCTGGCGCTCCTTGAACGATCCGCCCACAGCCTGACGCCGACCTTCTACGCGCTGGCGCTGCAGTGCTGGCAGCGACCGGTCGATATTGCCCTGCGCCAGCTGGTCGGCCGGCTCGGTCGCGAAGGTGAAGCGCAGATGATGCAGACCACCGGCGGGGTTAACACCCACCGGGGGGCAATCTGGGCGCTGGGCCTGCTGATCGCGGCCAGCGCGATGCGCGGTGGCGAAGGCAGCGTGCAGCAGGTAGCCGACGATGCGGCCGCGCTGGCGAGGCTGCCCGATGACGCGGCACCGAAACTGTTCAGCAACGGTCACCGTGCCAGCTCGCGCTATCGCCTGCCGGGCGCGCGTGAAGAGGCCCAGCAGGGCTTCCCGCACGTGGTTAATCTGGCGCTGCCGCAGCTGTACCGCAGCCGTCGGCAGGGGGCCAGCGAATGCGAAGCCCGGCTGGATACGCTGATGATCATGATGACGTCACTCAGCGATACCTGCGTGCTGTCGCGGGCGGGCATGGAAGGGCTTGAGGCGATGCAACAGGGGGCCAGGGCGGTGCTGGACGCGGGCGGCGTCAGCCAGCCTGCGGGGCAGCGTGCGCTGGCGCAGCTGGATGCGGACATGCTGGCGCGAAACGCCTCACCGGGTGGGGCGGCTGACCTGCTCTCCGCTGCGCTGTTTCTTGACCGTATCTGCCCGGCATAG